TCAGGTAGTAAACCTTGAAGATTCTGCCTTACCGCTCTTTCTACATATTTACCAAGAATATCGCTTTCTAAATTTACTAAATCTCCGCTTTGTAAATAACACAGATTAGTTTCGGCATAGGTATGAGGAATTACGGCACAGCTAAACCAACTGCGATCGCCAGCGATTTCGGCAATAGTCAAACTAATTCCATTGACGGCAATACTGCCTTTGGCAACTAAATACTGTCCGATACGCTCTTGCCATTTATTTGCTTCTGGGGGACTGCCAAAACGCATCAACCAGGAGTTGTTGCTAGAGCTAGATTCAAGCAAACAGCCAATGCCGTCGATGTGTCCCGTAACAAAATGTCCGCCGATTTTGCTTCCTGCCCTGAGAGAAGTTTCTAAATTGGCGTATTTAGCAGCGCGGCGGCGATCGCCTAAAATTGTCCTATTTAAGGTTTCGGGAGAAACACTGGCAATAAAGCTGCGATCGCTAATAGTTTCTACTGTCAGACAAACTCCATCTACTGCCACGCTATCCCCAACTGCCAAATCCTCTAAAACTGAGGCTGCCTGTCTTCCGTCGAGCAAAATTTGCAACCGATCTCGCCCTACAGTATCTACCGAACCCAGAGATTGTATTAAACCTGTAAACATAATATTAAAAAAAATACTTTAACTTGAGAACCGAGCCGTTGTAACATAGTAAACAACTAAAAAATACATAAAAAAGCTTAAAATTGCCAATTTTTAAGGAACAATTGACCTATAAATTGCATACTAAATATTAGGGAAACTTATCACTAGCAATTTATTTGCGCTCAAATAAATTTTTTACCTAAACCGAAAAAATGAATAAATTTCTGCAAGACAGGCTTTATACATATTATTTTAACTTCGGGAGGACTTGGTCAACGCCAATAAATTAAGGCATACTGTGATTAAACATTACCAGGTCGAAACAGACTTTACCCGAACAGGGTAGAGTTACTGCGATCGCCAAATTCCGCCCCGTTCAAAAAATAATATTGCTTTGCTGCTTGGCTCGTATGATACATTCAGCATATTTTTACCAAGTTGAAGCAAACTCCGTTGTGTTACGACGAAGTATCTTTGACTAGAGCAAAAAAATCGACATTATGATATTTTTGCTTGTTTTAGCTCTTATATTCTGCCGATATTGTTACTTCTTCAGAGGCTAAATCCATGATTGAAATGAAAGTTGCTGGCATTGCACTAGAAGCCGCTAGTCGTAGTCCATTTATCCTGCTCAAAGATAGTTCGGAAAGACGAGCATTACCTATTTTTATCGGACAAGAGCAAGCCAGATCGATTATCAGCGCGTTGGAAAAACATTATCCCCCTCGCCCTCTCACTCACGATCTAATCGCGAATATTTTTGACAGTTGGGATTTGAACCTGGAAAAAGTTATCATTCATTCTTTGAGAGATAATACATTTTATGCGGTTCTCTGTCTGCAAAAAGGTGAAGTCAAAAAAGAAATTGATTGTCGCCCGAGTGATGCTGTTGCTATTGCTCTGCGGACTGATTGTCCAATTTGGGTAATGGAAGAAGTAATTGCCGATGCTTCAATTCCTGTAGACCGAGATGCTGATGATGCCGAACGAGAGGCTTTTAAAGAATTTGTTTCCGATCTCAGTCCAGAGGAGCTAATCAAACGAGGTGGCTACAAGCAACACTAGTACCGCTACGCGGAAGTAAAAAGTTAGAAGTCAAAAGGAAAAAGTGTTTGGCTTTTTCCTTTGTTATTTGTTCGAGCAAATTTATTAGATGCGACTGCGAAGATTTGGCAAAACCAATCTCGATTTATCGGTGTTCTCTTTGGGAACCATGCGTTTGGCTTCTGAAAATACAGCCATAGCTACAGTTGAAAGAGCGATCGCGCTAGGCATCAATCATTTAGAAACTGCTAGGGGCTATGGCAATAGCGAAACTTATTTAGGTTCGGCTCTAAATAAGCTACAAATACCGCGATCGCAAATACACATTACAACTAAACTACCCCCTACGCTAGATGCCGAACAAATGAGGGGCTGGATAAAC
This window of the Myxosarcina sp. GI1 genome carries:
- a CDS encoding bifunctional nuclease family protein; translated protein: MIEMKVAGIALEAASRSPFILLKDSSERRALPIFIGQEQARSIISALEKHYPPRPLTHDLIANIFDSWDLNLEKVIIHSLRDNTFYAVLCLQKGEVKKEIDCRPSDAVAIALRTDCPIWVMEEVIADASIPVDRDADDAEREAFKEFVSDLSPEELIKRGGYKQH
- the ribE gene encoding riboflavin synthase, with the protein product MFTGLIQSLGSVDTVGRDRLQILLDGRQAASVLEDLAVGDSVAVDGVCLTVETISDRSFIASVSPETLNRTILGDRRRAAKYANLETSLRAGSKIGGHFVTGHIDGIGCLLESSSSNNSWLMRFGSPPEANKWQERIGQYLVAKGSIAVNGISLTIAEIAGDRSWFSCAVIPHTYAETNLCYLQSGDLVNLESDILGKYVERAVRQNLQGLLPETAINGNAIAQQEDIGLNFLTEHGYL